The Fulvia fulva chromosome 6, complete sequence genome includes a window with the following:
- a CDS encoding Ubiquitin fusion degradation protein 1: MSYYYDETDAMQMYRSAMMNRGGRPRRFDEYYRCYPIAMMPGPERDAANHGGKIFLPASALDKLTQLHITYPMLFELVNGARGKSTHAGVLEFTAEEGRCYLPFWTMTVLGLEPGDLLQTKSTDLPPGQFIKLQPQNVNFLDISDPKAVLETAFRNFSCLSLGDVFTFSYNDTVYEIAVLEVKPNVDGKHSISVQETDLEVDFAPPVGYQEPQKNSGTSTPRSIGSTMAGKGGMMHTEGSMAQAINYSSIAPNSTEAAKGAASVNFGGAGQRLVAKKGKSAVATPTSTPGTSTPVTGAAGSVGIPGIGPSKTAKRRNGPQPLRLPPGKLFFGYEIKPLKDKDAEQNAAEQDKKLFFSGEGQTLRKKKDQKP; encoded by the exons ATG TCGTACTACTACGACGAGACCGATGCGATGCAGATGTACCGCAGCGCCATGATGAACCGCGGAGGACGACCACGCCGATTCGACGAGTACTACCGATGCTACCCCATCGCCATGATGCCTGGTCCCGAGCGCGACGCTGCGAATCACGGTGGCAAGATCTTCCTCCCGGCCTCTGCCCTCGACAAGCTCACACAACTTCACATCACATACCCTATGCTCTTCGAGCTCGTCAACGGTGCGAGGGGTAAGAGCACGCACGCCGGTGTGCTCGAGTTCACAGCAGAAGAGGGACGATGCTATCTACCGTTCTGGACCATGACCGTGCTTGGTCTCGAGCCGGGCGACCTCCTACAGACGAAGAGCACAGATCTACCACCAGGACAGTTCATCAAGCTACAACCCCAGAACGTCAACTTTCTTGACATCAGCGATCCGAAGGCCGTGCTCGAGACTGCATTTCGGAACTTCTCGTGTTTGTCGCTTGGTGATGTCTTCACATTCTCGTACAACGACACTGTTTACGAGATAGCAGTACTGGAGGTCAAGCCGAACGTCGACGGCAAGCACTCCATCAGTGTGCAAGAGACGGATCTGGAGGTCGATTTCGCGCCGCCGGTCGGATATCAAGAGCCGCAGAAGAACAGTGGGACAAGCACACCACGGAGCATAGGATCAACGATGGCCGGGAAGGGTGGCATGATGCATACAGAGGGAAGCATGGCGCAGGCGATCAACTACTCGTCGATCGCACCGAATTCTACGGAGGCGGCAAAGGGCGCAGCATCGGTCAACTTCGGTGGTGCAGGCCAGCGTTTGGTAGCAAAGAAGGGCAAGTCCGCAGTCGCCACACCTACATCTACACCAGGCACATCGACACCAGTGACAGGCGCCGCAGGTTCAGTAGGCATTCCCGGGATCGGGCCATCCAAGACGGCTAAGAGACGTAATGGACCTCAGCCACTCCGGTTACCTCCTGGAAAGCTATTCTTCGGCTACGAGATCAAGCCACTCAAAGACAAGGATGCTGAGCAGAATGCCGCAGAGCAGGATAAGAAGCTTTTCTTCTCAGGTGAGGGCCAGACCTTAAGAAAGAAGAAGGATCAGAAGCCTTGA